In one window of Pseudorasbora parva isolate DD20220531a chromosome 7, ASM2467924v1, whole genome shotgun sequence DNA:
- the si:dkey-29b11.3 gene encoding actin-binding Rho-activating protein-like → METNEAPAHRNDDRAETCTVSVKGLTENWQKWSNDHCEYQKQNPFSNGKVIPPQIQRGQEGYGRPLEGSKTEQRGKDAHSHISREVTELCQVIQEIGESKEGGRPAVRFGMLFERYVTISDKLVGVLLRARKQGLVQFEGEMLWQGRDDEVLITLQ, encoded by the coding sequence ATGGAGACAAATGAAGCACCTGCACATCGTAATGATGACAGGGCGGAGACCTGCACCGTGTCTGTCAAAGGTCTGACAGAGAACTGGCAGAAATGGTCCAACGACCACTGTGAGTATCAGAAACAGAATCCTTTCAGCAACGGCAAGGTGATTCCCCCGCAGATCCAGCGAGGACAGGAGGGCTACGGCAGGCCTTTAGAGGGCTCTAAAACAGAGCAGAGAGGAAAAGACGCCCACTCCCACATCAGCAGGGAGGTCACTGAGCTCTGCCAGGTCATTCAGGAGATCGGAGAGAGCAAAGAGGGCGGCAGGCCAGCCGTGCGGTTCGGGATGCTTTTTGAGAGATACGTCACCATCTCTGATAAACTAGTGGGAGTTCTGCTGCGGGCACGGAAGCAAGGGCTGGTGCAGTTTGAAGGAGAGATGCTGTGGCAGGGGAGAGATGACGAAGTTCTCATCACCTTACAGTGA